Proteins encoded in a region of the Triticum dicoccoides isolate Atlit2015 ecotype Zavitan chromosome 3A, WEW_v2.0, whole genome shotgun sequence genome:
- the LOC119266743 gene encoding 17.9 kDa heat shock protein 2-like: MSLVRFFDTLALDSWNPFGSIFCTTASSGTDAWLASDTTAFADTYIESRETAEAYVFSARLPAGVTKEEVKVEVEEDGKVLVIAGERCLRREAKSEMRHHVERSSATFFGRFYLPDDAALGQVRASMDDGGAQLTVTVPRVGAAVPVSMPEPAVAIEVVEACPC; this comes from the coding sequence ATGTCGTTGGTGAGGTTCTTCGACACGCTGGCCCTGGACTCGTGGAACCCCTTCGGCAGCATCTTCTGCACCACGGCGTCCAGCGGCACCGACGCCTGGCTGGCCAGCGACACCACGGCCTTCGCCGACACCTACATCGAAAGCCGGGAGACGGCGGAGGCCTACGTGTTCAGCGCCAGGCTCCCCGCCGGGGTCACCAAGGAGGAGGtcaaggtggaggtggaggaggacggcaAGGTGCTGGTCATCGCCGGCGAGCGGTGCCTGCGGAGGGAGGCCAAGAGCGAGATGCGCCACCACGTCGAGCGCAGCAGCGCCACCTTCTTCGGCAGGTTCTACCTCCCCGACGACGCCGCATTGGGCCAGGTCAGGGCCTCCATGGACGACGGCGGTGCGCAGCTCACCGTCACCGTGCCCAGGGTCGGCGCCGCCGTCCCCGTGAGCATGCCCGAGCCGGCAGTGGCCATCGAGGTCGTCGAGGCCTGCCCGTGCTGA